tagttttataagaaataagaaatagaaGCCAAATGCATGCAAATGGTGGTAAAAACCACTCTACATAAAGAGGAAAGAAAGATACTTGATAGAGAAAAGACATTGGCGGAAAATCGACATGAAGATTGAAGACGCTTCCGAACCCTAATGATAGTTGGTGATGATTTAAATTTCTGATTTTTGAAgaattgtgttgtttatttaatttgaaatttaaacttAGTTATAAAATCCTTCTCTGTAATCTATgctattaatttatatttttaatttatatttttaatttatattaaaagaattacatatctttttattttatttttttgtgttttgatgtatcattttgttttttaaaaaattaaacatttctattcgaaattttgagaaaattttttattatctcaatttttaatacaatttaatcttaaaatttaaaaataataaatataactttttaacttttttgtgttaatttttttttatttgttgacaatgaatatatttttagttgatcTTGATTGACCTTTAACATACTGTTTGATGtgaatataaaacattatttaatatgtaaaaaaattaataaaacattatatttacttatttaaaaaataaaaatatattaaaatttgatatataaatttaaattttatatctaaaattggaagatatatatatatatatatatatatatatatatatataaattatgtgaCCTTTTTTTAGCTTTATATGATTATCTTATTCatagaagaatgaaaaagaattcacaaacataaacttctaataatttcttaagaaaaaagTATTACACTATGGGCTTTAATCCATTTGCGAAGAGTCGAGGCCCAATATTCATTGGGCCGCGTCAAAAGTTTCAACCAAAACCCTAATATTTGACACACAAACCCTATTTTTTTGGTGTTGTTAGATATTCTGATAGATAGAGAACGCGGCATAACCTAAGGCCACCTTTGTTCTCTGTGTCTGTGCATCAACCACAACCAGAAGCCGCCATGGCCACTGCAAGGACTGTGAAGGATGTTTCTCCCCACGAGTTTGTCAAGGCGTACTCTTCTCATCTTAAGCGATCTGGCAAGGTCATTCCTTCTGtcatttttcaatcaaaaactGGTCTCAAATTTGAGATTATGAGTTTAATGCAAAGccattttttctgttttgattGATTCATTCTGTGTGAACTGCTTCTGATTCattttgattttacttttatagtGGGTTATAGGAGTATTGTTgattttgtctatttttttgtGATGCTTTTCTTAAGTGGTCATGCCAATGTTTTTGTGTTAATTGTTTTCTGTATAAGGTTGCGTGTGTTTGAATTGGGTTGTTTTAAAGGTCCCCACTTGGATGCGATTGTTTGACATTTACCCCAGGTATATGAGTGAGTTTTTCTGTGTCGAGTTTGATCATAAGTAAGCAttgttatatttaaacaaatgtATTAGTTGTGGAATAGGAGATAGATATTGGAATGTGTATTTGATTCAGAAGGAAGCATCTGTTTGTCATTTGGGCTTGGTCTCCTTCTTTTAGCAATGTATTGACCTAGTTCTAGAAAGGTCTTTCATATGTTCTAGAAAGGTCTTTCATATGTTGTAATCAAGTtctttgtgttttgggtttgtttaTTTGTGACTTGTTCTCTGAACAATGAGTGGCTTATGTCCGTAATGGCATTTAAAATATCCTGTTATTGATACGTTGATTTAAATTCTTCTTTTTGTTCTAACCAGATGGAGCTGCCTGAGTGGACTGATATTGTCAAAACAGCAAGATTTAAGGAGTTGGCTCCCTATGATCCTGACTGGTACTATGTTAGAGCTGGTGAGTTTCCTTTTTGTTGTTGATTGTGTTTTCCTAAAGCATTTTCTGGCCAATAGCACTTtgttaatgaaaatttcaatgagATGGTAgtgagttgtgttgtgtgtttaattcaaatattgaaCAATGTCAGCTTCCATGGCAAGAAAGATATACTTGAGAGGAGGACTTGGTGTTGGTGCATTTCAGAGGATTTATGGCGGGAGCAAGAGGAACGGTAGCCGTCCTCCTCATTTCTGCAAGAGCAGTGGTGCCATTGCCCGTCACATTCTTCAGCAGTTGCAAACCATGAACATCATTGAACTGGACACCAAAGGGTAAGCTCTTCTCTAATTTTGTAGCCTCCTACATTTTATATTAGCTACACTACAATGTTAAGGATCCTATCACAGTTATAGCTTATCTTGGGCAATTAATGAGTCCTGTTGCATAGCTTGTCTTTGGCAATTGTTGGTGCTATTCTTGTTTATTCCTTCTGCATAAGAATCTGagcatttttattattcatgtgATAACATTGGTACACCTTTTGTTTCAGTGGCAGGAGAATCACTTCCAGTGGCCGGCGGGATCTTGATCAAGTTGCTGGACGTATTGTGGTTGCACCTTGATCCGTAAACTGCCATTGAGAGCTAGTCTGCTGCCATAAGCACTATTAAGATTTTGGGTTTTTGTTAGAGAGATGTGATGATAACAGATTATGcgcaaattttgattttagacTGAGTGTCTTTCTATTTATTGGACGTTGCTTAATGTTTATGATGTTCTTGCTTTCAGTCTTTTATTAGATCATATTGtcacaatttttcttttgatttttcatttggatataattctcttttttatttttttttacttatgaaATGAAGATTAAAGGTAGATTGAACTGATTTCAAggctataattttttattattcatcgTATATCGTGTAACTAAGCATTTGCCAATAtgatctattttaattttgtagcaCTGGACAcagatttcattttcattttatattgagaaaagaaattaaaccaATTTGAAGAGTTTTTTGAAACTAATAATGGTGTATTATCTAATTGTATATCATTTAtggaaatattattttctaatgagtttgaaattttttgatgATATTGTTAAACAGATATACTCTGACCATATTGGAACTTCGTATTTTAAGGTGAAAAGAAGTAATTATATAGAAATGCaagaattgattaaaaattaaagttgaagAATTGTCTTATATAAGTGGAATTGGTATTAATTTAATtggaaaaaaagtaatttaaagtCGTAATttgtttggataatttttttatcatatatttcttttatgaagTTGAAAGGTAGGAGTATTTTTCTGTGAactttgtatataaatttatatacattgaTACAACATTAATCTTACTGTTTATAGAATATAGTTGACCAGTTTATGATGTAATTTATTACAATTACAATTTTCTTGAATGCTAATCCTTTTGAGCATTTCCCTTCTTAAATATTTGTCATAATTGCTATAAGGGCCTCATTTCCGtaatttataactattattttaatacttttattaagataataataaatattttgaaaacggataattgaaaagaaaaaaaaaattatggataaAGCCTTCAAAGCGACTAAAAAAAATGCACTTTCACGAAAAAAAGTGGAATTGATTTTAAACTATTCTGAATTATTcccaacaactctttctcatGAGCTGAAGGTGATGATGAATTTGGTAATGGTAGTTTTGGAAGCGAATATCTACTGCGAATCTATGCAACTCAATacataagaaaacaataatatggATAATATTACTGGTGacatgaaaaatacattattaatatttgtaatattaaatatggaatatgttttgaaatattaaaaaaaacacctacacatattttattaaaaatttaaatttttaaattggtgTCCCTTACTGTTGTTGGTCAGTCCTCTCAATCTTAGTATAATTGAGTGATTTGTGTTATTCAAACCTATCcaaaaattgagtttatttcAACAAACTTCTCTATAAACActttaagagaaataaaaaacaactctAGATAAgctaaattattttatggatAAGCTACAAGATATTGAAATGTAGGagattatcaatttattttttctatgtaAATTGGATGGAACCATCCTTACTCATACAGGTTTCAGTGCTACCTACTGGAAGCACAAGTCTGAGCAACACCGGTTGGATAACAGAAACAGAAAGTTGAAGTAGAAAGGCAAAATTCAGTCAGTGCCTAAAGTGCCTGACATTGGTAAAGAGTAGTGAAACACCATACTTGTTACAACAGTCTATGGCATCCTGGTCCCTGATACTCCCACCTGGTTCTGCTATAACACCAATTCCACTTTCACATGCTTCTTCCACAGCATCTTTCCAAGCTGTTCATAGATTTAGATGCATCCATGTTAACAGAATTATCAAAAAGAGAAACCAACTTATACTCTAAACTAGTTTACTTTCACATAGCAAGGACTCTTCTGTCACTGGGgtgagtttttcttttcattatttaacaatttaccATTGTCTTGTGATGGTTTGATGGGAACTGAAAATCTCATCATAATGATGTTTATGTTTATCCAGCAAAAAGGTAGTTCAGCTTCTCACAATAGAGGAAAATCCTCCAGCACAAGATTCAGTTGCATGAACATGAAAAGAAAGATACTAAGAAAGAATGTTGGTAttgcaaatattttatatgaaaataagaCTTACCAAATGGGAAGAAGGCATCACTGGCCAAGGCTGCTCCTTTAACATCATCTCCGGCTTTCCTCATTGCTATTCTCAAACTCTCCACACGGTTTGGTTGCCCACTTCCCATACCTAGCATACAGTTGTTCTGCAGAAGATTATAACAAAAGGGATCAGTTTCTTGAACCTATTACATAAGGCAGAGAAAAGTTTCATGGTATGAGAGATTACAACCTTAGCTATTACTATGGCATTGCTTTTGACATGCTTCACACACAACCATGCAAACTCTGCATCACGAAGTTCATCATCTTGTGGAGCTTTCCCAGAGACCACGTTGAACTTGATGTCTTGTGGGGTTAAGTCATCTGAATCCTGAGCCAACCAACCTCCACCAACCTGTCTGAGTGAAAGCTTTCCCGCTTCATTCTTTTTGGCTTCAAGAATCCTTAGAGTTTTGGACTTTCCACGCAGAATCTCAAGTCCCTTCTCTGTGTAGCTGGGTGCAACTACTATTTCATAAAACATCCTTGTCTCACCGTCTGTGGGGCTTCTGAATTCTCGAATTTCTTTAGCAAGTGcctaaaatatatgaaaaatattaaaaacattacttatataatattgtttccTCCTTGtcttaaaatgaaaaaccaGTGACTGGATCACTTTGTATCAcctgaaaagaagaaaaaatcagaCAAAAATTCAAATAGAATATTTACCTCATCAATTTCCACGTTAAAGGCTACAATTCCACCAAATGCACTCACAGGATCGGCTTTAACAGCTAGTCTGTAGGCTTCAAGAATATCATCACGTGATGCTACTCCACAAGGATTGGTATGCTTCACTACTACACAGGTGGGGTTCTTAAACTCACATACAC
This DNA window, taken from Vigna radiata var. radiata cultivar VC1973A chromosome 5, Vradiata_ver6, whole genome shotgun sequence, encodes the following:
- the LOC106760840 gene encoding 40S ribosomal protein S19-1: MATARTVKDVSPHEFVKAYSSHLKRSGKMELPEWTDIVKTARFKELAPYDPDWYYVRAASMARKIYLRGGLGVGAFQRIYGGSKRNGSRPPHFCKSSGAIARHILQQLQTMNIIELDTKGGRRITSSGRRDLDQVAGRIVVAP